The genome window GAACctgaggagacagatggaccTTCTTTAGTCTCCTCCACATCACGTGGCCTTcctgtcacattcacactgatCTCAGCAGGTGTATGTTGGATTGTTGACAGCTGGAAAAGATGTTTAATGTTGTAGattgaaatatgtttaaaactTGATAATTACCACCAAGTGTTGACACATTTGACGTTTGAACCCGTCTGTGTCTTCAGGTGTTGCGCTCTCTGTTCGGCTCGCGTCTCTCTTCGCTCATCTTGGCCCCGccctctgatgacatcacagagggCTCAGCCGGACGCCCTGTCTCGGCCTCGTCTCCCTCCGGGGGATTGGTCACCAGTCGTGGTGCTGCGAGGGGATTGGCCGGCAGACAGGAAGCGGTCCCGCAGTTCTTCCTGGACTTCCTCCAGCGACAGTCCAAGATCAAGAGGCGGAGCAGGAAGTCCATGTTCGGAGGGAGAGGCTGCTTCGGGATGAAGATGGACCGCATCGGCTCCATCAGCGGGCTGGGCTGCTAGAGACGCGTTACCTCTGTGATGACGACCCAGACTCAGCTCTGATGGTGACTCTAacctctgtgatgtcacagcaggtgaCCCCAGGCTGACCCtgcatgacctctgacctccggGAGCACACCCGCCAGGCAGTCGGACTCCATGTTGGAACGTTACTAACTAAAGGACTAATGTAAAGGAGATGTGCACCTGTAGGGAGGTGGACACAGGTAGACCTCAGAGGAGACGACTTCTACTTCCTCTGGAATCCTACTAATGACCCCCGACCCCTGATCCCTGGCTCCTACACAGCCAGcagagcactgtgtgtgtgtgtgtgtgacgaccATGTGTTAAAcatgcagaggtgtgtgtgtatgtgtgtgtgtgacgaccATATGTTAAACatgcagaagtgtgtgtgtgtgtgtgtgtgtgtgtgtgtgtgtgtgtgtgtgtgtggacctactgcagtctgactgcaggatgtaataaaatgaaaagaaactcTTTCTGGTTCATGTcgctttattttctcattaatcatcatttcaaGGGTTTAATATTGACTTTCTATGGACAGTAAGTGACGTCATTTTATTCCACATTGTGTGAATAtaattttacagtttattttattgtctgattttatttgtttacacaCATGAAAACGAGACAAATCAATAAACACACGAACCGTCAGAGAGGTGATTAACTATCGATCACGTTCCCTTTAAGTAAGGGAACATTCACACTGGCACGTCCAAAGTGGGCTGACCCGACTCTGGCCTGGGGCTTGCTGGTTCTGGTCCGGAGCAGGTCATCCATGACTTTGTGGGTTAAGAGGTGCCAGTGTGAGACGGGTCAAAAGAACTCAGTTTAGAGCAGAAGA of Acanthopagrus latus isolate v.2019 chromosome 10, fAcaLat1.1, whole genome shotgun sequence contains these proteins:
- the si:ch73-265d7.2 gene encoding C-type natriuretic peptide 2, with the protein product MAASSSSLVPLLLLFLIVTVVSRPSPQRDDDQVLRSLFGSRLSSLILAPPSDDITEGSAGRPVSASSPSGGLVTSRGAARGLAGRQEAVPQFFLDFLQRQSKIKRRSRKSMFGGRGCFGMKMDRIGSISGLGC